The following DNA comes from Magnolia sinica isolate HGM2019 chromosome 18, MsV1, whole genome shotgun sequence.
ttatacaaaacatatatcatggtgggacccacataactaggtgacttcactttagtagccagtctcactactcaacccaTGCGTTGAATCCCCAAATGGAAGGAAGTCGATTGCCCAGTGAGTAGAGGTGGGCAACTTAGGCCCGATTTGGTGGATCCGACCCCACCAGAGCCGACTTGGCACCGTTCCAAACAGAACCAAAGGTctagatcgggcctgatcgattCTGGTGGTCTAGATCCGATATTATTTCGAGTCGGGTTCCGATAGTACTATATCCGGACAAATCCGGTCCGAATACCCGGACCGAATGGGTTCGAAGCGACCCGAACAGACCCAAGCCGAACGGGTATActataaataccattttttcacccaaacctaaccctATTTTCTTACCCTAGCTCGTTTTTTCCCCAAAACTCTCCCCCCCGAACGAGAACGTGTGAAATCTTCTTcggttcttcctctcctcttcttctttgacGCTCGTCGCTCGATCACAGGTAGGTTTCTCTTACCCATAAGCTGTGGAAGTCCACTACGGATTAATGTGGACTTTTGCTGGGCTTTCACAGGTATTCCCTTATTCAAGCAAAACATTCCAACGAATGGGCTGccacatggaaaaaggaaaaaagaaagaaattttccATGGAAAACAACACTCAGAAACAAATGGTTAGATTGCCGTTAGAAACCACAATTTTTCATCACCACGGgaatccatgtcatttttgtatcCACATTGTAGGTCCTTGAATCCATGTTAGTTTTCATATCCACAGTGTAGGTTTTCttcatccaaacaccccctaaagaaCTGACTTGGATAGCTCCAATCAATGGAGCTATGCATTTCCAAAAAGATAGGAAACTGAAAAGTAGcatagcttctctctctctctatggtacatttaaagtgggcccatCCAGTTTTTCTCCTTAGGGAGTCATTATTTGAGGATTACAACTACTATGATTAATATTCATGCAcccttttatttcattttttgagaATTGAAATAGTACATATGAAAATTCAGCAATCCGATCCGCACCTTgcacaatccgatccgacttAAGTTTTCCtaatcgagtcggactcggatcggttcagacCAGCACATGTTCGGGTCGGACCGAGTCAGCTGACTCAGACTCAGTCCCGGTTCGGTCCGAGTTCGGGTTGGGCCATGTAAAATTCAGACCTGGTCGGGTTGGGCCAAATCCGAGCCAACTCAGTTCAATGCCCAGCTTTACGAGTGAGTAACTCattagtaaactttgtggggtccacaatgatttatgtattttatcctctccgtccatcaattttacgagataattttagggcttgagaccaaaaatgaagcatatacaatgttcaaatggaccacactataggaaacagttgaattgaacatttactgttgaaaatttcttgagggctacaaaagttttggatcaatcttatatttgtgttttcactttgtccatgtctgtatgatcttatgaacaggttggatgacaaataaacatcactgtgaggcctagcaaggtttcaacagtggaaatcattatccccactgtttactgtggtatgatccacttgatatttggatatacttcaattttgggtttaaccccttaaattagatggaaaaacggttgaacggcttggatagaccacatacatacaaggtgggcccaactaagtttactcaatatgataagagcgtactttacacggtacgcaatccgatttccaaatgGAGACTGTCTACCGTTTCAGTGAAAtgtaatttttaaaatatatttaataacACTGTGGCATTTACAGCGACGTTGACCAATAATAAAGCTGGATTCAGCCGCTTACTGTTTCCgcgaaacagaggatccgcactcggAGATTTTGGATAAGTGTATTTGGcaagacgcggattgcgtgggaCCTGACACCACGAACTACATGATGTCAGGACTCTAtaggggtccaccataatgtatattttgtatccacgccgtccatccgtttttccagataatcATTGTAAGGAAGgagaccaaaaatgaattatatccaaatctcaaatggaccacaccacaggaaacagggggaataatgatgtccacgGTTGAAACGTTAATAGGGCTtcaggtgatgtttatttgtccaacctgttcataaaattaCACAGACGCCGATGAAGAGATACCATAAGTGTCAGCTTGttccaaacttctgtggcccccaaaatgttttcaacggtgagcaatAAACCCCCGCTGGTCTAcatgagctttgtatatgcttcaatcttgggttCATGCtagaaaatgagctggaaaaacgggtGAACGGctcagataaaatacatagatcacggTTGGCCCTACAGAGTCCTGACACAATGTACTTGGGcccaccacgcaatccgcgtgcTGCCGGCCTAAGCCCCCCCACACGCAGTTAACCTCTCACAGGATATCGTCAGAGAGAGAAATGCGAGTCCACTTTCCCTTCGCTGGTCTAACACAGACGGCCGCGTTGCCGAGGCGCCTCTGGTTTATTCTTCGGTTTCTGTCAGACGCGGCCCACGCTCCCCTAACACCGGACAGTCGTACACGCCAGAATAGTTTTGCAGCTGGGTTGGGTTAGGTGGGGTTGAGTTTCAACTCCATTCCGACCAACCCAAGGTGTTGAATGCTCAACCCTGACATTAATCGGGTTTGGCTGAGTTTGATCTGATTTGGGTCAGGTTCCCATCTGAAACTACTAAACcaatatataaaatcaaatatcTAACCATATAGCACCATTAGGCCGCTCATCATCTAGCTCTGGCATTAATGGACTTGTTGACGCAGTTTTTCGGTGGATCTAATGTATGGGCCTTCCTTGGACCTGCAGAGGTTGCAGAGGTAAAAAAGAgggacaaaggaggccctggttatcacaggggactctccgatgcctaagtcaggatggAGGTCTTTGAAAAGGGAGTAAGATCttccagaaagttttcaacgtaCTTTTGATGATTAATGGTGCCTTTATTTATAGGAGATTCTATATATTAATTTGGTTGGACTCTTCCTTGATTTTGCAGCTGTAATCCAAGATTTCCGTATGATGAGGGATTCCCAAGATTATCAGGATCTGGTATTATCCGTCAGAGATCTCAACGGATCCCCCGGGATGTTAGGAGATTAACCGAATCTTCTAGGTCGGCCTTAGGTCGGCCTTGAGGCAGGAACAGAGTGGGCCCTGGCTTGGGTCGGCCTTGAGGCGGGACCAAAGTGAGCCCCGGTCCTTCTTACGAATCAGCCCTTGCTATCCATGAACCACTTAAGAGTATTGTTGATATGTAACCGTGTGCGCCCGACCTATAGTCGATCCATAATCAACTTATTGCCAAGCTATAGTTGATTCGTAACCAACTGTCAGCTGAGATGTGGTCGATCCATAATCGACTTATTACCGACCTATGGGCTAGGTCGGTAGTACACGGCTATTAAAAGAGCTCTTTGAGTATCTTTAAGGTTGCATCAACCTCCTTGAAGGCTTCGCTCTCTAGACGTATAAGCCTTGTTAGGCTCGACGCTCGATGGGCCTGAGCTatttcagtagagttggtccattccataagccgacttgtCAACTTGTCCATTTTCCCCCCAAGACTCATGAACCTTATTTTCCATGCATGAATGTCCTATATAGCTTTAGGTTCATAGCTTAGCTTGGACTTGATACCTACAGGAAAAGGAATAGTACTAGACAGCTTCTCATGGAACATAGGCCTCCCAACAGGTAACTGGGCTTATTTGGACAGTCTAATTAAATGGtttggaattgcattagatgaaattaacttcattattgtacaatgattacgtgtctggaaataccatggtattttcacTCGTCCAATCCCATGTTGGGAATTAAATTCCTCCCTTACaataccaacaaaaaaaaaaaaactgtattaaGCGAAGCTTGCATTTAGTGGATATGAAATTATAGTTTACTGATCACATTTTATAGTTGATGCTGGTCACCTATACACGTATGCAActtgaatgtcacatgtaaaggaCATGTAGATAAAACATACGCATCAACATGGTCCCATAGATGTAGCGGATATTGAAATCCAGCAGAAATCCTATAGTATTTACTATTAGTTCTAGTGACACAATATCAGGATTAATTCAATCCTTCCCAtcgtgatgtagagcgggtcgcggacaatttcatggccaagatggatcagaaaaggcctgatcaacaatagaagtaatccggaccgtcagacctttaatcgggcgtatctcgcaatccaaaatgagttatcaaggtaaaatatatgattttggggaagAACGAActactttagctacccaaccccgctatgcctgGTTGCGTAAGCCAGATTCGCGAAATACCACCAGATTGTtggtcattttcctattttaattttgtttttactataaatagtaagttttggtttgattataactcttcatccgttgggctttaggagttgcgagaagtacttagaataattaggagaacagcttggtgaagccaaataggacactgactatttttggccgaaaaccttgcccactagtagacatcacgaccatctataaatagtaagtttactatttatagtaagttgctaATTCTAGgggttttagttgtagtttgattctaatatctctctcattgcttagtatccccatttaaagggttgtgaacttgtttatttcatttatcaatcaatttcaaattttattgaatttattttctatttttcttattctcCTGGTGGATTTGAGGAGTCTCTCTAAGGAGTCTCCCCTCCCCTTGAGGAACtacctcacgtccttccttgcATCACATTGTTTCTATATGCCAGAGGAAATTTagatgggaccaaatgcaattccgtTCCACCTAATGTCATGCACTAAGGTCGGAGGGAAGTTCACGGTGCTACCCACCATCGTCGACGGATCCAGATCGTGTCTTTTTTCAATGAGTGTCATGATATTACGTTTGTCACATGTAAGTGATAACTCATGTGGATCTCTACAGAACGCAAGGTTGGGTTTGGATTGGGTCAGGTTGCCCTGAGActcaatccaagcccaacccaacctgggTGAGTAGAGGATTTTCACCCCAACCCTCAACGGAATGATCCAGTCGGGCTTAGACCCAGTCGAATTTAGACCGAACcgaacctaaacttgatccccaTGCCACAGCATGCATCAAATAAAATAAACAGAACGGTCTCAAATGTATTTCTTATGTAGTCTCTGCTGGCTTTTCGACGTGCATGGAACGCGTGTGTGAAAACCAGGCGAATCATCATGTGGGAATTCCATTTACAAAAAGCAATGGAcctattttcaaatttttattgttatttttatttatttatttatttttaattctttagaATGGTCCGCATTGATACGATGGCTTGATGAGCAGACTGACAGGATTTTGTGGTCAGGCCATCTATATGTAGGGGAGCACATGATACACATCTCTGATTTAGCAAATCTCCATGAACTGTGATCAGGATCATTTACTAGAGAAGCGACGGCAGGGGATTTACCATGTACCATGGTTTAAAAATTATATTGGATGTGGAACACCAAGCGGAACCGTTCAACTAAGACCCATCGATTGGTATGGCTACGCCACGTAATCTCTGGGGCAATAAATGACCATCTTCACTTCTCAAATCCAATCGATGGTAGGGAACTTAAAAGCTAGGGGTTGGGTTTTGACGGGCTCAAGGTCTGTCCAAGCCCATCCTGTAAATTAAAACTTAGGTCCAAGCACATGCAAGGCTAGAACTAAAGCTCAGCCCATGATGATTACGCATCCCCTAAGCCCGATCTTCGCCACCCACTTTGGTTAAAGAAATGGATTGCTTATTAACTGTGCCCATCATTCATAATATATggcaaaaatgcccttgaaatctTAAATGAGATCGGTGCTTACTCTGGCCCCGGTGGtaagactcacaagagtttcaacaccaggtcaatggtttgagtacccataggtggtgaaatcccactactgcATGCTGTGAATAAAAATAATTCCTAAATGAGTTGGGCTGATTCCTGAATACCCAACAAGCCATAGCCGCATTGACCTCTAACGGGTTGGGTGGAGTTGGTCTATACCATTCCTGGTCTCTTAAGCCTTGGGCCTGGAATGGCCCAAGCACTAATACGCAAAAAGGCCGTTCCCCCCAAATTCCTCCGGCCAATGAAAAGAGTGAAATGGTTACGAGTATATATAAAATTAGTCCAATATAAGAATTTTATATGGCGTGACTTGGGTGAGACCACGGAACCTACGAAGTGGGTGTGACCCCAACGTGTCACGCAAGAATTGATCCAGCTAGGTGGGTGTCATGCGAGAGGAAGGCCTGGCTTCAGGCTCCCTCCCTCCCTTGGTCCAGCAGTGGTAGTAGGTTCAACACCGGGAGTGGCAGCAGGAGTGACACCGGGTGTTGGGTTTGTTTGGATTACAATCTAATCGACCGATTTGGAGACATCTAGTGTTAGGTTTGGTTggattacaaaaacaaaaaaaccaaaaaaaaaaaaaacaagtagaaaagaaagaaagaaagaagagagagaaagtggtcAGTGAGCTTTTGTAAGCACGCATACAAGTAACTAATGGGCTACTCCTGTGATGGTTCTCCACCATTTTGAAATGGTTGTGATTCACGTGGCCTACTATTATGTCCATCCAGACCATGCAAAGTATGCAAAATATTGTGCATGGATCATAGGTTTAAGATCACACTAATCAAGAAATCTTAACTATGCaattgataaataaaaaagaaaaaagaaaaagtaaaatggTGATTGATCTGAATTCCAAGGATGCAACAGATGATTACTGTTCAATTGCCTTCAAATTTTTTCCCCTGGTTTCTTTATATATGTCAATGCCAAGTGTACAAAAAGCCATAACTTGCTTGAAACTAACAAACTAAAGCTACAGCCTGAGCAGCATCTTGCCTCTTTATTACTCTTTTGTACTGCCTGCAAAAACTAGAAGAAACTGCCCGATCTAGGTATTGAAGAAATTCATTTCTCTACAGTTCTCAAGAACATACCTTACTAAGAGGGCActgcagccaaaaaaaaaaaaaacaaacagcaTCATATAAAAGCAAGAGTGTAATAAAGCATTTCTAGCATTAAGTAgaagaatattaatgttaaaaaTTACCTACTATATACTGGAGATGGGCAGTTACACATTCAATCATTGAGGTCAAAATAAATCTTCTATAAGTTATGTTGTAAGGAAATCATGACACTTACAAGATTAAAATAATCACGATGAAGAGTAGTAATGTTCTAGGAGAAACAAGAGCAAGTTTATCAACCTGTACGAAAATTATGCATCATAAGAAATGAACATTCCCGTTTCCCCAAATGAAAGTCTAACTAGGCACTGAAACAAGCTAATCTTATTCGTTCAAGTTGCAATATACTAGGAGGCTCTGTAAATTTCCCTGTACCAGTAGACATATTGTAGGATAGTTCAGAATCACACCAGCTTTCGAAAATTCACCTGAAAATAGGTACGAAACCGAATCTGGATAATCCAATATTTGATTCATCAATGAACCTCCTGCGACATCAATAAGTTGAACCACTCATTACATGTGCAAGGCTTTATGAAAGCTTCTTGAATTTAATAGCTCCTTTGAACTAACAGGCTTCTAAATTTAGGAACCTATTTAGGTGAATCCCTTGGTATTACAATCTTTTCATGTGTTGTATGAGATTCAACTAacatcccatcaccttggtcacctcaatagAATATTGTATAAAGTTGTTTGATCTTAGAACCAAAGCACTGACAAGCATCAGTATCAATGATTGGTAGAGCAAAAGGGTAGCAAATTCAAGCATATGGGAGATTTGAATAAGCAATTCAAGAATGTGCTAAAAagggggctcaatccgacaagtaagtcgTCAAGTGTAAGTTCATATATAGTTTTCATTATGTAAAATTAAGCGTATGTGAGTATGCAACTCAAACTCGAATAGATTCTTATATACAACTTAGGTTCTTGTATAGAACATAGGCTCTTATATGTGGTTGAGTTCACTGAACACATGTGCATACGTATTAGTTTCTGTGGAAGCCTTCGGTAAGAATAAGCATAGGTTCTTAGACTAGGACCAAAGTTGTCGGTTggccgatagaaaaccaactaagtaTCCGAGTGAGCCTCCGGTAGAAATGTATATTATATTCTTGTGTAGTATTTAGGTCCTTTTGTAGAGTTGTAAAGGTTGGAGGTGAACCTATTAAAAACATCTGATAGTGAATATCAGTACAGTCAAGAAGATTGTGTCCATCGGGATTAAAGTAGAAAAACCGAATCACTACAAATGCTTATATTTGCGATTGTGAATTACGTACATCTCTATCATTATTTATTTGATTAATTAAATCATTTGAATGCTCGAATTAGATTGTATGCTAGGTACTTAACTTATAATGCACACATAAGCTCACTATCTTTATAAACTAGTTGTTTTATTAGCATATCTCATGTATTCTATATGATTGAACTCACTATGACTTGAAAGCTTAAGTGTTAGTTGCTTTACTTGTTTAAATTGGCGAATTAATTTAGTTTGGCAATTATGATTTAATAGGCATAATTTTAATTAGTCTTATTTACCTCTATTCGAGGatataattattcattcatttgcTCCACCAAGCTTTCACTCGCATAGCCCGTAGCCCTATCACGCGCAATTTTCATTATAAACTATTATTCACCTAGCGTATAAGCATAGGTGGACAATTCCTAGGACTACGATGTTCCTTTAGATTCGAGACATATGCACAAATAGAAGAGAATTAAAGCTATGAGTTACAATTAAGTCCATCTGGCTAAGAGTAAGGATGGACAAAATCCACACTAATAAGTGGTGGAGATGATGGTAAGTATTATGGAGGACTAGATAAGTAGCATTGTGCTAGAATGATTGATTATTTTGATATGTTGTAGGGTTTTGAATTGATGCTGGATCCCTTACTTTAAACTGTCATTTACTATTTATAAGCCCCAGAACAATGTCATGGAAATAACTGATGCTTACATGGTGACCTCACATACTATCAACCAAATGCATTCTTATCACAATAACAAGTCATTGAATGTGCATCGATGTTAATGTATCCTTAACGATTTCTCATCCTTATTCAAAGAATACCCGAATGCCACGACTTCTTGAGGATTTGCTCATTAAAAAGTTTTCTTCCTTATATTTGAGGCATGCCATGAAGATATCATGCATGCCACATGGCTACTCTTTGCACTATTAATTTAATACCGTCAAATCTTGTCCAAACAGGTGTATCTTGGACTCCAGTCAGCAACATCAAAGGTTTATAATTGTCAGGGAAGATGAAGATTACGCGAAAATCACACAGTGCCCACTCAGTCTACACACCGCACGATTCACTGTATACACCGGCAAAGTGTtgctctgttttttctttttaatccaGAGTTTTCTCAAGCAAGCAAGCGTATCCACAaatttgtaaataaaataaacgtTAGAAATGTAATCTAAGTGGCCAGTCAATATGTATAACAGATTCGTGAATTGGTACAgaaaatttcatggcttggagtACAAATATTTAGTGGACACTCTTTAGGAACATAAAACAAGGCCCCAACGCAACGGGCTCGGATGCAAAAATTAGAGCGATAATCCCAACCGTTCGATCACTGGATTTTTGGGCTTTCTCTATTTTTTCAATGACAGCGCCACCAATCGGATGGAAAGGATCCTCATCAAGGTGCAATTTTCATGCCATGGCCCATTAATGGGGATTGCAGGACCTAATAGAAGGAAAGGAAGATCTGAAATAGCTCAAAATATCTCTTGCAACCAAAATGTAGTAACTAACTTCTGTAACCGTTAAGGCAGAGGAATCCCAATTGCAATCCCATCAGAACACTTCTCCCCCACCAACGGTGGCTTCGGCTGTTGGATGTATTCCGGGCCCACCATCCTAATCGACAAATTGACGATGCCGGTCGGCCCTCCATCTCGTTCTAGCAATCGGTAACTAAGGAAGTGAATCTGACAAGCTGGAACGTAGTCTTCTATGATATCCGATATGGGAATATTCACGCTCCCAACTTTCTTCAATCCGGTGATCCTCTTGCAATGTACCTCGACAGTGATCGACCGAGCATTAGGCGGCAATGCCAGTTGGAACTTCTCATTCCACAAGGGGTAGCTTCCGCCATCGCGATCGATGCTGGTCGATCGGTAGTTCTGGGAGTCGGTTCGGACGATCATGAAAGCGTTCTTCTTGATGGGACGGTTGGCAATTCGTAGGCCCTCAGCAGAGATGGCTGTGATCTCAATAGAGCGACCTTTCTCCATGTTTCCTTGGGTGGGTGGGGGTGTGTGTTCGTAAGTGGAACACGGTTAGATTTATGATGGATGGGATGTGATGAGAACGAGTGTAGAAGAGACGACGTACTTTCGTAAGTGGAACACGGTTAGATCTAGGATCGCGGCTAATCCGCGTTTCTAGAAAGTTGTAACCACAACGGCATCTGCGGTGACGATAGTCCGCGCCTGCGGTGACGATAGTCCGCGCACTACCCTGTTATTGTGGCCAGGAATCCCGTAGGGTTAGATCAGCTGAATGCTGGGGATGGGAGTCGCATGATGCACGGCCCGGATGCCATTCCTGATGGCAGCGGTGCCCACTGCCCACAAACCTCATCAACGTTTTGGTGGATTCGTGTACCCGCGGACTATGTTAAGATAAACTGGAACTTCTTGGAACCGATGGACGAGCCAAATGGTGTTGATTAAGACAACGGTGTCCAAAGCTATTAAAGCGATCGAGGTAATTTCTCCGTTCCGGAGGGTGATTGTCGATAGGAAAGGTTGGTGCGGCTCCGGcatcacccaagacggtgcagcccatacggtggggcccatcataatgtattaattgtatatccacgccgtcaatccgttttataatattattttatggtatgatcccaaaaatgaagtaggtctaaatttcaagtggaacatactatgagaaacagtggtggttgtacaatccaccactaaaaacttcttagggcccacggtaatgtttctgtaatattttatttttcatccaacctattgataaggtctaataaatctggatgaagggggaaaacaaatatcagattgatccaaaacatttgtagtCAATAAGTaggttttaatagtcaatcaccgctgtttcttaTTTTGTGGTCCGTCTGAGACTTGCatgtgctttattttttggatcatataataaaatattctaaaaaaacggatggacagagtggatataaaatacatacataaaaatgggCCCCGCTGTAAGTTCGCACCGTCTTCGGTGAGGCCGGCCGGGGCCGCACCAAGTCAGCTGGCGGACGCGGACGTACGTGGGACAACACCACGTCACACGGATTGCACGCGGCCCAGACGCGGCTGGGTGCGGCTTCGGTGGTTCCCGGATCCACCGATGTCggttggatccctgactgtgCTCCCCTTGATTtacgtgccttacatccacgccatccatcagttttgacagctcattttaagacattatccaaaaaaaaataaaagatttaaaTCTTAGGCTGACAAcagcacaagaaacagtggtgatcaaatacccaccattaaaaaagttttggggccacttgaatatttcttttccattcaacctgttgataaggtcgcaaagACTTCGATGGAGGGaacatacaaatatcatcttgatccaaaaaatttgtggcccaAGATAAGTTTTGAATGGTCAATCAGCtgtatttcctgtagtgtggtccacttgagacatggatctgctttatttttggaaccATGCAATAAAaggatcttttaaaatggatggatggcatggatgtaaggaaaataaatcaatttgggtcccacagtcaggtATCAACCTACCGagcccacctcggtggatccaccGATTCCGCGCCCGACGTGGTTGGGCGCGAATTGGCTACTGACCGGTTGAGTGGCGAGACTACTACTGAAgtgtgacgtcatcaagttatgaggctccaccatgttgtatgttttctatccacgccgtcaatccacctggagagatcattttagggtaatatccaaagaatgagtcacatccaaagctccattgaccccattacagaaaacagtggggagagtgacaccaccattaaaaacttgtaaaggccacaaaagttttagatcgaactgatatttgttttttcccttctttgttaacttttgagcaggttggattttgaaaaaacatcataatgggacttAGGATGGTTTCAACTGTAGGATCCAATCTTCAGCTGTTTTCTATAGTGGAgtctactaaagctttggatctgcctcgttctccgGTTCATGTCGTAAAATAGTATCTCCGATTTGtcgtggatacaacaaatacatcacagtaagatccacagaacttggtgacctcaCTCCAGCAGCGAGTCTCACTATTATCTAATCCGCGACCGACGCGGCTGGGGTATTACCGGTCGCGGATTAGATGGTGTTGCCGACACGGACGCGGATTTGTCCTACCCCGggcaggactctgtggggccacagtgatgtaagtattttatccccCACCGTTTGtagattttctcaaatcattttaaggtattatcctaaaaatgatgtTGGTCCATAGCTCCAGCGGATCACAGCAAAggaagctgcactgataatgacacccatcattgaaacctttctaagggcaaaCGTGATGTGTGAAAACACCAATATTAacctgatccgaaacttctccagctcccaagaagtttttaatggtgaacgttcaatccccactttgtagtctaCTCAATCCTTGGACCTGCCTCTTTTTTTGGTTGATATCTTAAAAGGATCTGATAAAAGTGttaaacggcttggataaaacgcTTACAGCACAGtaggaccccacagagccctgcccggacggattaggggtagacgcaatccgcgtcctgctGACACGACCTCCGTGGTACGTGATGTTCTAGgcgctgtgaggcccaccacgatgtatctgttttatatcTATGCCGCCCATCTTGAAACATCcgttgggccacagaagttttggatcaggctaatattttcatgttttcacttcatctcagtatgcatgaccttatcaagggtttggatggcatattaacATTACGTTGGACCCCAAAGAGGATCAACGGTCGGCATTTCCTTAcccactctttcttgtggtgcaCCACACTTGAtcagatatgccttatttttagcTCATGTTAGGTCCTAACGTGATATGTCAAAACGGATGGCTGAGGTGGATTTCCCCCAAACctaagggtgggccccacctagcttctgagtGCAATAACTTCCGGCCAAAGGATTTCCCAGCCAATCGGCGTCCACATCATTGCGTTATTTAATCAGGACCCGACTTCAAACCAACCTGGACTCGGCTTGAAACCAGGTGTCCAAACACTATAAATGGATATCATATGGGTCCCCAGACTCGTCCGGGTCCTCAAAAGCGATCCAGGAACTGAAGAGATCCGTACCCGGTGCTCTAGGACCCAACACAGACCCGTTTGCATGCCTTTTACTTCTGGGCTCCTGCTTGATACTG
Coding sequences within:
- the LOC131233629 gene encoding BON1-associated protein 2-like, coding for MEKGRSIEITAISAEGLRIANRPIKKNAFMIVRTDSQNYRSTSIDRDGGSYPLWNEKFQLALPPNARSITVEVHCKRITGLKKVGSVNIPISDIIEDYVPACQIHFLSYRLLERDGGPTGIVNLSIRMVGPEYIQQPKPPLVGEKCSDGIAIGIPLP